Proteins encoded in a region of the Oncorhynchus gorbuscha isolate QuinsamMale2020 ecotype Even-year linkage group LG16, OgorEven_v1.0, whole genome shotgun sequence genome:
- the LOC124000227 gene encoding G-protein coupled receptor family C group 5 member D-like isoform X1, whose translation MQTKQNKRMVFPFQIHKSLFLILLFNIPLPSTCQITLNAGTLIQTIPPSAATSSNAIPNTNTNNPTVKSTINRGTTSFLQLNSSSNFTSQDAILGCGADLDPVYSYLCDRQAAWGIVVESLASLGFVVSSGLLVGLLFWTLWMCVSSRQRRGIGGSVASMALFLLSTAGVFALTFAFVIRLTTQTCPTRLFLFGVLFSLAFSCLLARCLALLGFSVARGWGEAGVALALFTLQVVIATEWLIIVLLRDGQPCQYSQGEYVMLLIYVLVLLAAGLVLSLCCLCRSCLTYSYSYSGGSRRQSQVQATLLCLTLLLSAAIWVVWIALLTRGNMEMGRRPQWDDPVLSIALVANGWVLLLGHGLAQVVLLCRWEASSKEGPLDFGGWTSPNANLPGLGSPKGGRENRSFENDGRKQDPVFQSPYESGFSMTEIDPDKDYSIPRPQTTNISEPYDVYYGHSLSD comes from the exons AtgcagacaaaacaaaacaaaaggatGGTCTTTCCATTCCAGATACACAAATCTCTTTTTCTCATCCTACTATTCAATATCCCACTTCCCAGCACATGTCAGATCACACTGAATGCTGGCACCCTCATCCAAACCATCCCTCCCAGTGCTGCCACTAGCTCTAATGCTATCCCCAATACCAACACTAACAATCCCACTGTAAAATCCACTATCAACCGAGGCACCACTTCCTTCCTCCAGCTCAACTCTTCCTCAAACTTCACTTCCCAGGATGCAATCCTGGGGTGTGGGGCGGATCTGGACCCTGTGTACTCCTACCTGTGTGACCGTCAGGCGGCGTGGGGTATCGTAGTGGAGAGCCTGGCCTCACTGGGTTTTGTGGTCAGTTCAGGGCTGCTGGTGGGGCTGCTGTTCTGGACCCTGTGGATGTGTGTGTCGTCCCGCCAGCGCAGGGGCATCGGGGGGAGCGTAGCCTCCATGGCTCTGTTCCTGCTCAGCACGGCGGGGGTCTTCGCCCTGACCTTTGCCTTCGTCATCCGCCTCACCACCCAGACATGCCCCACgcgcctcttcctgttcggggtGCTGTTCTCCCTGGCTTTCTCCTGCCTGCTGGCTCGCTGCCTGGCCCTGCTGGGCTTCTCTGTGGCCCGAGGCTGGGGGGAGGCTGGGGTGGCCCTGGCCCTCTTCACCCTCCAGGTGGTCATCGCTACAGAGTGGCTGATCATCGTGCTGCTGCGGGACGGCCAGCCCTGCCAGTACTCCCAGGGGGAGTATGTCATGTTGCTCATCTACGTGCTGGTTCTGCTGGCCGCCGGCCTGGTCCTCTCCCTGTGCTGCCTCTGCCGCTCCTGTctcacctacagctacagctacagcggAGGCAGCCGCCGACAGAGCCAGGTCCAGGCCACGCTGCTCTGCCTCACCCTGCTGCTGTCTGCTGCCATCTGGGTGGTGTGGATCGCCCTGTTGACCCGGGGTAACATGGAGATGGGCCGGCGGCCGCAGTGGGATGACCCGGTGCTGAGTATAGCCCTGGTGGCCAACGGCTGGGTCCTACTGCTGGGTCACGGACTAGCCCAAGTGGTTCTCCTTTGCAGGTGGGAGGCCAGCTCAAAGGAGGGCCCCCTAGACTTTGGCGGATGGACCAGTCCCAACGCCAACCTGCCAGGGCTGGGGAGCccgaaaggagggagggagaacagaagCTTTGAGAACGACG GCAGAAAACAAGACCCCGTTTTCCAATCACCATATGAGTCTGGATTCTCAATGACA GAAATAGATCCTGACAAAGATTACTCCATCCCTCGTCCTCAGACCACCAACATCAGCGAGCCCTATGATGTATACTATGGACACAGCCTGTCTGATTAA
- the LOC124000227 gene encoding G-protein coupled receptor family C group 5 member D-like isoform X2, protein MCVSSRQRRGIGGSVASMALFLLSTAGVFALTFAFVIRLTTQTCPTRLFLFGVLFSLAFSCLLARCLALLGFSVARGWGEAGVALALFTLQVVIATEWLIIVLLRDGQPCQYSQGEYVMLLIYVLVLLAAGLVLSLCCLCRSCLTYSYSYSGGSRRQSQVQATLLCLTLLLSAAIWVVWIALLTRGNMEMGRRPQWDDPVLSIALVANGWVLLLGHGLAQVVLLCRWEASSKEGPLDFGGWTSPNANLPGLGSPKGGRENRSFENDGRKQDPVFQSPYESGFSMTEIDPDKDYSIPRPQTTNISEPYDVYYGHSLSD, encoded by the exons ATGTGTGTGTCGTCCCGCCAGCGCAGGGGCATCGGGGGGAGCGTAGCCTCCATGGCTCTGTTCCTGCTCAGCACGGCGGGGGTCTTCGCCCTGACCTTTGCCTTCGTCATCCGCCTCACCACCCAGACATGCCCCACgcgcctcttcctgttcggggtGCTGTTCTCCCTGGCTTTCTCCTGCCTGCTGGCTCGCTGCCTGGCCCTGCTGGGCTTCTCTGTGGCCCGAGGCTGGGGGGAGGCTGGGGTGGCCCTGGCCCTCTTCACCCTCCAGGTGGTCATCGCTACAGAGTGGCTGATCATCGTGCTGCTGCGGGACGGCCAGCCCTGCCAGTACTCCCAGGGGGAGTATGTCATGTTGCTCATCTACGTGCTGGTTCTGCTGGCCGCCGGCCTGGTCCTCTCCCTGTGCTGCCTCTGCCGCTCCTGTctcacctacagctacagctacagcggAGGCAGCCGCCGACAGAGCCAGGTCCAGGCCACGCTGCTCTGCCTCACCCTGCTGCTGTCTGCTGCCATCTGGGTGGTGTGGATCGCCCTGTTGACCCGGGGTAACATGGAGATGGGCCGGCGGCCGCAGTGGGATGACCCGGTGCTGAGTATAGCCCTGGTGGCCAACGGCTGGGTCCTACTGCTGGGTCACGGACTAGCCCAAGTGGTTCTCCTTTGCAGGTGGGAGGCCAGCTCAAAGGAGGGCCCCCTAGACTTTGGCGGATGGACCAGTCCCAACGCCAACCTGCCAGGGCTGGGGAGCccgaaaggagggagggagaacagaagCTTTGAGAACGACG GCAGAAAACAAGACCCCGTTTTCCAATCACCATATGAGTCTGGATTCTCAATGACA GAAATAGATCCTGACAAAGATTACTCCATCCCTCGTCCTCAGACCACCAACATCAGCGAGCCCTATGATGTATACTATGGACACAGCCTGTCTGATTAA